The DNA window ATCCAAGTTTGCGCTGATGTTGCTGTCTATAATATCCAAAACGCGTTTGGCTTCATCCGATTGAGCTACAACTTTGAATTCCAACATTGCAGTTTGTTGAATTAGGTTCTCTGCTGCTTCAAAGTCGCTTACTCCGGGAAGTTGGACCATAATCCGGTTATCACCAAGCTTTTGAATAGACGGCTCAGCAACTCCAAATTGATCAATACGTTCACGGATGATCTTGATGTTTTGATCTACCGCACCACGTGCATCAGCAGCGGAAAGAGCGGAAGTATCCACTTCCAGCAGGATCTGCATGCCACCTCTGAGATCCAGCCCGAGTTTCAGCTTGTGCTTTGCCCACCACTCCGGCAGATTCGGAATCGCCATAGGAGCCAGATAAAATGCTGTTATGCATATGAATATGATTATTGAAAGACCGCGCCAGGAAAACTTCTTCATTGGCTTTTGCTCCCTTATTTAGTTATTTTCTATCTTTAAAAACGTTATTTGATCCAAAAGTCTGATTGGTCTCTATCCGTCAAGTGCTTTTTTCTCGGCAACTCTATGAAATCGTCATAGCTTGACGATTTACAGGATATGCTAAACTCATAACATAAATCTAATAACTCGTCAAGGTACGATTATCGTTTTGCTGCTGGGCTGCCAAACTCCAATTTGCCTGATAATCTACCAAACGGTTCAAGAGCTTTATTCCTCCTCTGGATTATCTATACTTGAACCTGATATCATCGGGTTATCATCGAGTGAACACAGGATGATAACACCTTGATATCAGCTTCAACACTGGATCGAACAAAGGGGAAGATAAAAATGACTCAAAAGCTCCCTTCGGTCGCTATGGCATTTCGTAGGTTACCACACCAAGCTTGACTCTAGTATCAACATCCTTTCCCATGAGCATATTGTAGACATTGGCATACTGCTCAGGAATACCGATATCACAAGGATAACATAGACTGGATGGCCGAGTGGAACTTGCCTCAATTATCGTTTTAGATTTAGATCGGGATTAGCTTCACACAAAGCATTATGGATCAAGTGGTTTTGAAGCCTACGGCTTTATTCTCTCCCTGGCCTTGCACCTTGATCTCGCCAAATTGATTCTCAAAGCTGTTGATGTTCTTTTCCAAAAGCTGTAGCAGTTGCTTGGCATGCATTGGGGTCATTACCACTCTGGAATAGATGCGGGCATCCGGCAATCCCGGCAGGATTCTTCCGCAGTCCATAATGAATTCTGAGGGGGAGTTTGTGATCATAAAGAAATTTGCATAGGTACCTTCACCTACTTTTTCGTCCAGCTTGATGTTAAGTTGTTTTTGAGGGGGATTTGGATTTGACATGTCTTACTCCTTGTCTAGAAAGTCGTGAATACTCAGTATCCTGCCATTTTGGCGGATGTTATCATACAATTTTGTAAAATGAACCGACGCCTTACACAGTGAACTGTTTGCGATCACTATCAGGCGGTTCCTGGCACGGGACAGGGCAACATTTAGCTTGCGATCCACTCTGCCGTCAGAGCTCAGAGATTGAAGGCTCCGCAGTCCCATGGTGTTTCGAATGGGAAAACACAGGATGATGCTGTCTCGCTCCGAGCCCTGATATCGCTCAACCGTGTCTATGCTGATATCTTTGATTTCCTGCCGCAAAGCGTGGATCATCAATCTGTAGGGTGCTACAATGCCCAGATCTTTCTGGAGATCATTTACCAGGCCGGCTTTGCGGTACAGATCCACCAACTTCACTATAGCTTTGGTTTGCAGAGGATCATAATAGTCATGAGGAGAGGGTGGGCATTCCAACCACAACAATCTGGTATCGATCTCCTCGGGTAGCAAACCGGTCTCCAATACCGCGCTTTGCTCTTTTAGGGACGCCCGCAAGCGGTTTTCGTAGTAGTGAGATACCAAAGCAGCGATCTCATTATGCATACGGTAGTGTCCGGTCAGCATTTCCAGATGCTTTTGCCAAGCCTTTTTATGGTAGAGCCTGAAGAGACGTTCCATCAAAGATTGATTGATATTATTATACTCCAACTCCTGTATAACTTCAGACTCAAAATGAAAACTGAGAGATTCCTGCATGGAGATGGCCGGAAGCTGGTTTTGGTCTCCGATCAGGATGGTCTTCGGAGCCATTGTTACTAATCCCAGGATCGAGCTTTCCAATATCTGAGATGCTTCATCCACAATGATCTCATCAAGCCCGGTCAAGCGCGTGAGATCCCGAATCCAGGCATTGGCACTTTGCACTGTAGCTACAAAAATCCGATTTTGTCTCAAAAGATGGTCAATCTCCTGATACCGTTTGTCGTGAATCAGGTTTTCGAGGAGTTCATCTTCGATATTCTGGGAGTTTCCGGTGCGTATGAAAGGTACATTCCGGGCCTTGAGGCACATGCATATCTCGTCCACGGCACGATTGGTAAAGCTGAGCACCATCAGCGTCTTCTTCGTATTCTTGAAGAATCGCTCAGTATAATTGCCGATCAAACCCGAGGTTTTACCCGTTCCGGGAGGACCTTGAACGATAAAGAGTTCACGAGCAGCCTGCATTCGAGCTAATATGGATTCTCTTTCATCTTTGGGGCAGTCCACATCGATGGCTGCAGGCTCACGAATGCCTAAAAACAGGTCCCTGGTGCTGATCTCGCTCTCCAGGAAAGTGGTTAGTGCTGAGAGCGGACCATAGAGATAGGACTCCAGCATATCGTGTTCCAGAGACCATGAGCTCTGGGGATTGAAGCGTCGTTTGATACCTCCGCGAATT is part of the Candidatus Cloacimonadota bacterium genome and encodes:
- a CDS encoding DUF3467 domain-containing protein, translating into MSNPNPPQKQLNIKLDEKVGEGTYANFFMITNSPSEFIMDCGRILPGLPDARIYSRVVMTPMHAKQLLQLLEKNINSFENQFGEIKVQGQGENKAVGFKTT